Genomic segment of Streptomyces longhuiensis:
CGCCCGCACCGCCCGCTGCCGTCAGGGCGAATCCGCCCCGCAGCGGCCCTCGCGGCAGCGGGCGCCTTCACGGCGGGAGGTCTGGCCCTGGCTCACCGGGCGGGCCGCCCGGCGACACTGCTGGCAACCGCTCTGGCCGGCACGGTCTGGGCGTACGACCTCGGCCTGAAGAGGACCCAGGCGGGTCCGGTGGCCATGGCAGCGGCGAGAGGGCTGGACGTCCTGCTCGGGGCGGCCGCCACAGCCCCCCGCCGCGGGCAGGCGTTCCGCAAGGCGGGACGGGTGGGCACAGCCCCGGACGCCGGGGACCCGGAACACGGCCTGGGGGCCGCTCTCCCCACGGCGACAACGATCGCCGCCCACATCCTCGCTGTCACCACGGTGTCCCGCAACGAGACCCAGGGAGGCAACACCGCAGCCCCCCTGGCCGCCCTGGCCGCGTCCCTCACCCTGGCCCGGTGGACGGGCCGTACCCACGAACTCCCGGCAGGCCGGCGGGTAGCAGCCGCCCCCGGCCTGTCGGGCTCCATCACCACGGCC
This window contains:
- a CDS encoding SCO3242 family prenyltransferase encodes the protein MTGRAQHLRAWAELLRLPALFTVPGDALAGASAVGLRPGRGTFLAIGSSLCLYEAGMALNDWADRAEDAVDRPHRPLPSGRIRPAAALAAAGAFTAGGLALAHRAGRPATLLATALAGTVWAYDLGLKRTQAGPVAMAAARGLDVLLGAAATAPRRGQAFRKAGRVGTAPDAGDPEHGLGAALPTATTIAAHILAVTTVSRNETQGGNTAAPLAALAASLTLARWTGRTHELPAGRRVAAAPGLSGSITTALAAAYAGATARPYFHAALNPSPPLTQRAVGAGIRSLIPLQAALAARAGAPRTALITAALAPLAQRIAPKVSVT